The genomic segment ACCGTGGCGCTCTGCCGGGCGGGGAACAACACGCGAACGGCCCTCGCCCGGTTCCGTAGGAAAACCCCGGTGACCTGCACCGACTTCCCCTCGATCAGGCCCATGCTCTTCCCCTCTCGAATATGCGGCGCGTCTTGAGGCAGGGCCTCGGCAAAGTGGCGCTTCGTCCGGATTGGTGATCATGCGATCCCGAGGAGAGGGAGGGGCCGGTGGAGGCCTCTCGCGTTGTGCCGAGGTCGGCGGCGATGATTCTCGGGTACTCACCGCGGTCGTTCTGGGGGCTGTGGCTTTCGGGGCTGGATGGGGATGCTCCGGAAGCCACAGCATAGGCGGCACCGCCCGTGACGCGGCGAAGGCACCTGCGCTTCCGAGGTCGTCACCTTCTCGGACGACGTCGGTGGGCTCAGCTCCGGAATTCTCACCGGCGGCGGGCCCTGCCTCGGAGTCCGTTGACCACCAGTCCGAAGGTGGCTGCGGCGATGACCGCGGCGGCGACGGCGGGTAGGGCTCCGGCCTGCCAGTTGCCGAGTACTGCCCCGCCGAGCGTCGCTCCGGTGGCGATACCGAGGTTGAGTACGGTGATGCCGATCGCCCCGGAGGCGGCCTCCCGACCGGGGGAGGCGATCCGTAGCAGGTGCATCTGGAAGACCGGTGGCAGCAACCCGATGAGTACGCCCCAGCCTGCGATCACCACGACCGCCACGGAGAGATGGAAATTGAGTAGGAGCAGTGAGGCGGCGCTGCCGGCGAAGGCGGCGCTGACCCAGCTGAGCGCCTGCCGCGGGAACCGGTCGGAGAGTGATCCGGCCCCGATGGTGCCGACCACCCCGGCCGCTCCGAAGACGAACAGCAGTATGCCGCTGGTGGCGTTGTCGTAACCGCCGAACTGTTTGAGCAGCGGTGCGATGTACGTGTAGAGCAGGAAGTGGCCGGTGATGACGAGCCCTCCGGCTAGCGCGACGCCGAGTACGGTCCACTGTGCCGGGTCTCGGCCTTCCTGCCGCACGGCTGGCCGGGGCGCGTCTGAAAGCGGCAGGGAACGGATACCCAGGGCCGCCAGCGCGAGCAGCGCCGCCAATGCGCCGAAGGAGACCCGCCACCCGAGCGAGACGCCGACGGTGGCGCCGAGCGGAATGCCGACGGTGCTGGCCATCGCCGGACCGGCCAGCACGACCGAGACGGCCCGGCCGGTCCGCGCCGGCGGGACGAGTGTGGCCACCGTTGGCACGAGCAGCGACCAGAAGAGGCCGTGCGCGGCGGCGGCGGTGACACGGCTGGTGAGCGCCCACCCGTACGAGGGGGCGAGCGCGGTGCCGGTGGTCGCGAGGGCGAGCAGCAGCAGAATGAGGGTGAAGAGCCGTCGGCGCGGTACCCGTGCGGTCAGCCGGGTCAGCGGGACGCTGGCTACGGCGATCGTCAGTGCCCATGCGCCGACCAGTCCGCCGGCGGTCGCGGGTGTGATGTCCAGGCCGTCGCTGAGCTGCAGCAGCATGCTCGCGGGCAGCAGTTCGGTGGTGACGGTGGCGAAGGCCGCGCCCGAGAGAAGGAGCAGTGCTCCCCAGGGCAGCCTGGGCGGCGCTTCCGCAGCGATTTCGGTGGGTTGAGTACTCATGGTCGGTACCGTAGAGTCTCTCATTCATGTGAGAGTCAAGGAGCGGTTCATGAGGATCGGTGAGCTGTCCAAGCGCACCCGGATTCCGATCCGGATGCTGCGGTACTACGAGGAGCGGGGGCTGTTGAGGCCGGAGCGCGCACCGAGCGGCTACCGGCACTATCAGGAGGCGGACGTCGAACAGGCAACACTGGTGAGCAGCCTGGTCAGATCAGGGCTGCCGACCAGACTGATCCTGCCGCTGCTCCAGAAGAACCAGGTGGACGGGGACGAAGCAGACGACGGAGACGACCTGGTCGCACTGTTCGACGCCGAATTCGCCCGCCTCGACAGCCAGGTCAAATGCCTGACCTTCAGTCGGAACGCCGTCCAGCAGCACCTGCGACGCCTCCGCACCAACCGGGTCGATCAAGAATCAACGGTCGCCTGAGCAGCTCAACCACCGCGCGCACAGCGGATGGTGGCTTTGAGGTGCTCAGATTGTCGGCCTTCCGCCTCATGCAGAATGCCGCCGGCCAACGCCCAGGCCACTGCGCCGGGTACTCTCCCGCGTCGACGGCGACGCCCTCGATCAGGCCGTCGGACGCCGGCTCGCCGACCGCCGCCACGCATCACCACAGGCCACCGGTCTGCAGGGGATCGCACCAATTCGGACGAAGCACCACTTTGCCGAGGCCCTGCGTCTTGGGTGTGTCCATATCCGGCCACTGTCGCAAAGAAGGCGCCCCGAGAACCCCGGAACGCCGTTACGCTGCACGCGAGAACACTGGTTCAGCGACTGCCGCACGGGGAAGAGGAACGGAATCGATGCTGTGGATTCTTGATATCGGTGGTGCGCTCATGCTTCTCCAGGGAATCGCCCCGATCGTCCAGAGGATGAGCGGCACGGATCCGGAGGAGAGTTTCTTCATCGTGAACGCGTTTCCGGAGAATCAGGGCCTGGCCAGCACGGTTCTCGTCCTCGGTGGAATCGTTCTGCTCAGCGCGGCCGTACGCGTCCGGCGC from the Streptomyces sp. NBC_01335 genome contains:
- a CDS encoding MFS transporter, whose product is MSTQPTEIAAEAPPRLPWGALLLLSGAAFATVTTELLPASMLLQLSDGLDITPATAGGLVGAWALTIAVASVPLTRLTARVPRRRLFTLILLLLALATTGTALAPSYGWALTSRVTAAAAHGLFWSLLVPTVATLVPPARTGRAVSVVLAGPAMASTVGIPLGATVGVSLGWRVSFGALAALLALAALGIRSLPLSDAPRPAVRQEGRDPAQWTVLGVALAGGLVITGHFLLYTYIAPLLKQFGGYDNATSGILLFVFGAAGVVGTIGAGSLSDRFPRQALSWVSAAFAGSAASLLLLNFHLSVAVVVIAGWGVLIGLLPPVFQMHLLRIASPGREAASGAIGITVLNLGIATGATLGGAVLGNWQAGALPAVAAAVIAAATFGLVVNGLRGRARRR
- a CDS encoding MerR family transcriptional regulator, translating into MRIGELSKRTRIPIRMLRYYEERGLLRPERAPSGYRHYQEADVEQATLVSSLVRSGLPTRLILPLLQKNQVDGDEADDGDDLVALFDAEFARLDSQVKCLTFSRNAVQQHLRRLRTNRVDQESTVA